One stretch of Amycolatopsis tolypomycina DNA includes these proteins:
- a CDS encoding copper transporter has translation MISLRYHVVSIAACFLALAVGVVLGSTALNGTLLSGLAGEKKDLGTQVADLEAQRNALNARLADADAFAGSMGPKVVAGTLDKRSVVLVTTEDARPADRDALKQLIGQAGAAVTGEVQLTAAFADPEKADQLRDVVTRLQPAGSKFPTAGDSGTLAGALLGSVLLLDKTTAKPQSSGEELAAALGGLTDGGFVKAGQDVKPAQLAIVLTGAQASGDGAGDRAATIARFATQLDRGGAGTVLAGDPGSADGTGALGVVRADTSATSILSTVDNIDSSAGRVSAVLALKEQLDGGAGRYGVAGNAQAPAPGVTAPAGN, from the coding sequence GTGATTTCGCTGCGGTACCACGTCGTTTCCATCGCCGCCTGCTTCCTCGCGCTGGCCGTCGGCGTCGTGCTCGGCTCGACGGCGCTCAACGGCACGCTGCTGTCCGGGCTGGCGGGGGAGAAGAAGGACCTCGGCACCCAGGTCGCCGACCTGGAGGCGCAGCGCAACGCGCTCAACGCCCGGCTGGCCGACGCCGACGCCTTCGCCGGCTCGATGGGTCCGAAGGTCGTGGCCGGCACGCTGGACAAGCGGTCGGTGGTGCTCGTGACGACCGAGGACGCGCGCCCGGCCGACCGCGACGCGCTCAAGCAGCTGATCGGCCAGGCCGGTGCCGCGGTGACCGGTGAGGTGCAGCTGACCGCGGCGTTCGCCGACCCGGAGAAGGCCGACCAGCTCCGCGACGTCGTCACGCGGCTGCAGCCGGCCGGCTCGAAGTTCCCGACGGCGGGGGACTCCGGCACGCTCGCCGGCGCGCTGCTCGGCTCCGTGCTGCTGCTGGACAAGACCACGGCGAAACCGCAGTCCTCGGGCGAGGAACTGGCGGCGGCGCTGGGCGGGCTCACCGACGGCGGGTTCGTCAAGGCGGGCCAGGACGTCAAGCCGGCGCAGCTGGCGATCGTGCTCACCGGCGCGCAGGCGAGCGGCGACGGCGCGGGCGACCGCGCGGCGACGATCGCCCGGTTCGCCACGCAGCTCGACCGCGGCGGCGCGGGCACGGTCCTGGCGGGCGACCCCGGTTCGGCGGACGGCACCGGCGCGCTGGGCGTGGTCCGCGCCGACACCTCGGCGACGTCCATCCTGTCCACAGTGGACAACATCGACTCCTCGGCGGGCCGGGTGAGCGCGGTGCTGGCCCTGAAGGAGCAGCTCGACGGCGGCGCGGGCCGCTACGGCGTGGCGGGCAACGCGCAGGCACCGGCCCCGGGCGTCACCGCACCGGCCGGCAACTGA
- the steA gene encoding putative cytokinetic ring protein SteA: MKLTGLLTRNQEPLPGITGVARVDRRTRELLRRISPGDIVVLDQLDLDRATADALVEAEVAGVVNASPSISGRFPNMGPEILVAAGIPLVDSVGGELLRSIKDGTKLRLLDGVVYIGERQVASGIEQTAESVADQMIEAKAGMSTQLEAFSANTIEFLRRERTLILDGVGVPELKVPLRDRHVLVVAGGNGHAEDLKKLKKYIAEHRPVMIGVDAGADTLRVQGYKPDVVVGDPTGIGTATLRGGGEVVVPAAPDGHAPGVERIQDLGIGAVTFPASGNAEDLALLLADAHGASLVVTVGFQATLREFLDHGRSGSNPSTFLTRLKLGTKLVDGKAVATLHRNRVSIGAVVLLVLAAVVVVAAALLVSDVGSVYLDWLKGTWNSFTAWVKGLFT, encoded by the coding sequence ATGAAGCTCACGGGTCTGCTCACGCGGAATCAGGAACCCCTGCCGGGGATCACCGGGGTCGCCCGGGTGGACCGCCGGACCCGGGAGCTGCTGCGCCGGATCAGTCCCGGCGACATCGTCGTGCTCGACCAGCTGGACCTCGACCGGGCGACGGCCGACGCCCTCGTCGAGGCCGAGGTCGCCGGCGTGGTCAACGCGTCGCCGTCGATCTCCGGCCGGTTCCCGAACATGGGACCGGAGATCCTCGTCGCGGCCGGCATCCCGCTCGTCGACTCGGTCGGCGGCGAGCTGCTGCGCTCGATCAAGGACGGCACGAAGCTGCGGCTGCTCGACGGCGTCGTCTACATCGGCGAGCGGCAGGTCGCCTCCGGTATCGAGCAGACCGCCGAGAGCGTCGCCGACCAGATGATCGAGGCCAAGGCCGGGATGTCGACGCAGCTGGAGGCGTTCTCGGCGAACACCATCGAGTTCCTGCGCCGCGAACGCACGCTGATCCTCGACGGCGTCGGCGTCCCGGAGCTGAAGGTGCCGCTGCGGGACCGGCACGTGCTGGTCGTCGCGGGCGGCAACGGGCACGCCGAGGACCTCAAGAAGCTCAAGAAGTACATCGCCGAGCACCGCCCGGTCATGATCGGGGTCGACGCCGGCGCCGACACCCTGCGCGTGCAGGGCTACAAGCCGGACGTCGTGGTCGGCGACCCGACGGGCATCGGCACCGCGACGCTGCGCGGCGGCGGCGAGGTCGTCGTGCCCGCCGCGCCGGACGGGCACGCCCCCGGCGTCGAGCGGATCCAGGACCTCGGCATCGGCGCGGTGACGTTCCCGGCGTCGGGCAACGCCGAAGACCTCGCGCTGCTGCTGGCCGACGCGCACGGCGCCAGCCTGGTCGTGACCGTCGGCTTCCAGGCCACGCTGCGCGAGTTCCTCGACCACGGCCGGTCCGGCTCGAACCCGTCGACGTTCCTGACGCGGCTGAAACTCGGCACGAAGCTCGTCGACGGCAAGGCGGTGGCGACGCTGCACCGCAACCGGGTGTCGATCGGGGCGGTCGTCCTGCTCGTGCTCGCCGCGGTCGTGGTGGTCGCCGCGGCCCTGCTGGTGTCCGATGTGGGCTCCGTCTACCTGGACTGGCTCAAGGGCACCTGGAACTCGTTCACCGCCTGGGTCAAGGGACTGTTCACGTGA
- a CDS encoding DUF1266 domain-containing protein, which produces MILPPPADVEAQLAAARRDGDLDRYLGLLAGEELFVPIRRVDARSILDERAETFPNVYHETGGDEFLQVFTRGALPDLGPDVVAMSGALDWAVDGVGRHERVVFNRGTRGEWRLPGATLQPWLDAHADDVTPLEEQVERLITAPYGHLEGPIAHALACGAHLAVLNAAPWNLLDARYHDYVAEVRALRDWWGVPDPPGWRATMTGLIGDGYALTPGNLVLMLRLRFAAEYGLPGAEFDPLTWAQLVDRWCTENDAADQAEELRDTVRRVSRYERRLRADGLVDGDGCVTTALSWDIGRAVAIARAGLAAGYCDALSAELMVLEAGSLARRYHQSWADLSAGYVMGRVLHGGEDDFGEWYPAAVRVHHQLLQDPASPWLNLDFGSLSEESEA; this is translated from the coding sequence GTGATCCTGCCGCCGCCCGCCGATGTCGAAGCGCAGCTGGCCGCCGCCCGGCGGGACGGCGACCTCGATCGTTACCTCGGCCTGCTCGCCGGGGAAGAGCTGTTCGTGCCGATCCGGCGGGTGGACGCCCGCAGCATCCTCGACGAGCGGGCGGAGACCTTCCCGAACGTCTACCACGAGACCGGCGGCGACGAGTTCCTGCAGGTCTTCACCCGCGGCGCGCTGCCCGACCTGGGGCCGGACGTCGTGGCGATGAGCGGCGCGCTCGACTGGGCAGTTGACGGCGTCGGGCGGCACGAGCGCGTGGTGTTCAACCGCGGCACCCGCGGCGAGTGGCGGCTGCCGGGCGCGACGCTGCAGCCGTGGCTCGACGCGCACGCCGACGACGTCACGCCGCTGGAAGAGCAGGTCGAGCGGCTGATCACCGCGCCGTACGGGCACCTCGAAGGGCCGATCGCGCACGCGCTGGCCTGCGGCGCGCACCTGGCCGTGCTCAACGCGGCACCCTGGAACCTCCTGGACGCCCGCTACCACGACTACGTCGCCGAGGTGCGGGCCCTGCGCGACTGGTGGGGCGTGCCCGACCCGCCCGGCTGGCGCGCGACCATGACCGGCCTGATCGGCGACGGCTACGCGCTGACGCCCGGCAACCTGGTCCTCATGCTGCGCCTGCGGTTCGCCGCCGAGTACGGCCTGCCGGGCGCCGAGTTCGACCCGCTGACCTGGGCGCAGCTGGTGGACCGGTGGTGTACCGAGAACGACGCCGCCGACCAGGCCGAGGAGCTGCGGGACACCGTCCGCCGGGTGTCCCGGTACGAGCGGCGGTTGCGCGCCGACGGCCTGGTCGACGGGGACGGGTGCGTGACGACGGCGCTGTCGTGGGACATCGGCCGCGCGGTCGCCATCGCGCGCGCCGGGCTGGCGGCCGGCTACTGCGACGCGCTGAGCGCCGAGCTGATGGTCCTCGAAGCCGGATCGCTGGCCCGCCGCTACCACCAGTCATGGGCCGACCTGTCGGCGGGATACGTCATGGGCCGGGTGCTGCACGGCGGCGAAGACGACTTCGGCGAGTGGTACCCGGCGGCCGTGCGCGTCCACCACCAGCTCCTTCAGGACCCGGCGAGCCCCTGGTTGAACCTCGATTTCGGCTCGCTGTCGGAGGAGTCCGAAGCCTGA
- a CDS encoding VOC family protein, translating to MLSSDAGVAGTGAVPGVPTLPDVPAPRIAAALEGLPRPAVRTGFNHAALSVTDLDRAVGWYQHVFGLKLLLGPFAISSDAPGGGPASDIYGEGWQSARIAHLVMPGGTGIELFEFTGPVAERRVENFDYWRTGIFHICFTVENVEETAKRITLFGGRQRSKIHQVGPESWFCFCEDPFGNVLELVDQTFEQLFTPPPGVEDPDAC from the coding sequence ATGCTGTCCAGCGATGCCGGCGTTGCCGGAACCGGCGCGGTGCCGGGCGTTCCCACCCTGCCCGACGTCCCGGCGCCGCGCATCGCCGCCGCGCTCGAGGGCCTCCCGCGGCCCGCGGTGCGAACCGGCTTCAACCACGCCGCCCTGTCCGTGACCGACCTCGACCGCGCGGTCGGCTGGTACCAGCACGTCTTCGGGCTCAAGCTGCTGCTCGGCCCGTTCGCGATCAGCAGCGACGCGCCCGGCGGCGGGCCCGCGTCCGACATCTACGGCGAGGGGTGGCAGAGCGCCCGGATCGCGCACCTGGTGATGCCGGGCGGCACCGGGATCGAGCTGTTCGAGTTCACCGGCCCGGTCGCCGAGCGGCGCGTCGAGAACTTCGACTACTGGCGCACCGGCATCTTCCACATCTGCTTCACGGTCGAAAACGTCGAGGAGACCGCCAAGCGCATCACGCTGTTCGGCGGCCGCCAGCGCAGCAAGATCCACCAGGTCGGGCCGGAATCGTGGTTCTGCTTCTGCGAGGACCCGTTCGGCAACGTGCTCGAGCTCGTCGACCAGACCTTCGAGCAGCTGTTCACCCCGCCGCCGGGCGTCGAGGACCCCGACGCCTGCTGA
- the recN gene encoding DNA repair protein RecN encodes MLAEMRIQGLGVIEDALLELHAGFTVVTGETGAGKTMVVTGLHLLSGGRAEVSKVRTGMLKAFVEGRFTYAGVEGAERIVADSGADVDEDGSVIALRAVAVDGRSRAHLGGRSVPVGVLAELSEQLIAVHGQNDQLRLLRPAEQRAVIDRFAGDAVAKPLRAYQEIRSEWLAVIAELTERSTRSREMAQQADLLKHGLTEIDAVAPEPGEDDELTAQIKRLAAVDELRAAATEAHVAVSGSPDGDPDAPGALGLVGEALRRLSTSEDSVLRELAPRLEEASVLLSDVGAELGTYVETLDADPALLEKVLARQADLKRLTRKYAADVDGVLAWADDARRRLETMDTSEEALAELALRRDQLAIQLAAHAAEVSGARETAAAELAAEITRELSGLAMGQAAIEVTVEQRPAEHGDTHALTIDGRAVHAGPDGVDDVELLLRAHDGAPPLPVHKAASGGELSRVMLAIEVVLAHADTVQTLVFDEVDAGVGGRAAVEIGRRLARLARTHQVLVVTHLPQVAAFADQHLVVDKGHSGGVTRSGVKNLAPAERVSELARMLAGLDNETGRAHAEELLATAEKDKAEFAPKRKRAKKK; translated from the coding sequence GTGCTGGCCGAGATGCGCATCCAGGGCCTCGGAGTCATCGAGGACGCCCTGCTGGAACTGCACGCGGGCTTCACCGTCGTGACCGGTGAGACGGGTGCGGGCAAGACCATGGTCGTCACCGGGCTGCACCTGCTGTCCGGGGGCCGGGCCGAGGTGTCCAAGGTCCGGACGGGAATGCTCAAGGCGTTCGTCGAAGGGCGGTTCACCTACGCCGGCGTCGAAGGCGCCGAGCGGATCGTCGCCGATTCGGGTGCGGACGTCGACGAGGACGGCAGCGTGATCGCGTTGCGCGCGGTCGCCGTCGACGGACGCTCGCGCGCCCACCTCGGCGGCCGGTCCGTGCCCGTCGGCGTGCTCGCCGAGCTGTCCGAGCAGCTGATCGCCGTCCACGGGCAGAACGACCAGCTGCGCCTGCTGCGCCCGGCCGAGCAGCGCGCGGTCATCGACCGGTTCGCCGGCGACGCCGTGGCGAAACCGCTGCGCGCCTACCAGGAGATCCGGTCGGAGTGGCTGGCGGTGATCGCCGAGCTCACCGAGCGGTCGACGCGCTCGCGGGAGATGGCCCAGCAGGCCGACCTGCTGAAACACGGGCTGACCGAGATCGACGCCGTCGCGCCGGAACCGGGCGAGGACGACGAGCTCACCGCGCAGATCAAGCGGCTCGCGGCGGTCGACGAGCTGCGCGCGGCCGCGACCGAGGCGCACGTCGCGGTGTCCGGCTCCCCGGACGGCGACCCGGACGCGCCGGGCGCGCTGGGCCTGGTCGGGGAGGCACTGCGGCGCCTCTCGACCTCCGAGGACTCGGTGCTGCGCGAGCTGGCGCCGCGGCTGGAAGAGGCGTCGGTGCTGCTTTCCGACGTCGGGGCCGAGCTGGGCACCTACGTCGAGACGCTGGACGCCGACCCGGCCCTGCTGGAGAAGGTGCTGGCCCGCCAGGCCGACCTCAAGCGGCTCACGCGCAAGTACGCCGCGGACGTCGACGGCGTGCTCGCCTGGGCCGACGACGCCCGGCGCCGGCTGGAAACCATGGACACCTCGGAAGAGGCGCTCGCCGAGCTGGCACTGCGGCGCGACCAGCTCGCGATCCAGCTGGCCGCGCACGCCGCCGAGGTGTCGGGTGCCCGCGAGACGGCCGCGGCGGAGCTGGCCGCGGAGATCACCCGCGAGCTGTCCGGGCTGGCGATGGGCCAGGCGGCGATCGAGGTGACGGTCGAGCAGCGCCCCGCCGAGCACGGCGACACACACGCGCTGACGATCGACGGCCGCGCGGTGCACGCGGGCCCGGACGGCGTCGACGACGTCGAGCTGCTGCTGCGCGCGCACGACGGCGCCCCGCCGCTGCCGGTGCACAAGGCCGCCTCGGGTGGTGAGCTGTCGCGGGTGATGCTCGCGATCGAGGTCGTCCTCGCGCACGCGGACACCGTGCAGACCCTGGTGTTCGACGAGGTCGACGCCGGGGTCGGCGGCCGCGCGGCGGTCGAGATCGGCAGGCGGCTGGCCCGGCTGGCGCGCACCCACCAGGTCCTGGTGGTCACGCACCTGCCGCAGGTCGCCGCGTTCGCCGACCAGCACCTGGTGGTGGACAAGGGCCACAGCGGCGGCGTGACGCGCAGCGGCGTGAAGAACCTCGCGCCGGCGGAGCGGGTCAGCGAGCTGGCCCGGATGCTCGCCGGCCTGGACAACGAGACGGGCCGCGCGCACGCCGAGGAACTGCTCGCGACGGCCGAAAAGGACAAGGCCGAGTTCGCGCCGAAGCGCAAGCGGGCCAAGAAGAAGTAG
- a CDS encoding NAD kinase, with the protein MTTEREVLLMVHPDRDATGEAAREVSARFAKAGIRIRVTEHDVCALINPEQHGVGATCTVVDPDDNPADGVELVFVLGGDGTLLRAAELARPAGVPVLGVNLGRVGFLAEADSDALADTVQRVVDGDYQVEERMTIDVTVTHDGEEVARTWALNEASVEKSTRERVLDALIEVDGRPVSAFGCDGVLCATPTGSTAYAFSAGGPIIWPDVQALLVVPSNAHAMFARPLVVSRDSVITVGIDPDGSSAVLTCDGARPIDLPPGARVRVTCGKTPVRLVRLWDGPFTDRLVQKFSLPVKSWRERHARPCE; encoded by the coding sequence ATGACCACCGAACGTGAAGTGCTCCTCATGGTGCACCCCGATCGCGACGCGACCGGCGAAGCCGCGCGCGAGGTTTCGGCGCGCTTCGCCAAGGCCGGCATCCGGATCCGGGTGACCGAACACGACGTCTGCGCGCTGATCAACCCCGAGCAGCACGGCGTCGGCGCGACCTGCACCGTCGTCGACCCGGACGACAACCCCGCCGACGGCGTCGAGCTGGTCTTCGTCCTCGGTGGCGACGGCACGCTGCTGCGCGCGGCCGAGCTGGCCCGCCCGGCCGGGGTGCCCGTGCTGGGCGTGAACCTCGGACGCGTCGGCTTCCTCGCCGAAGCCGACTCCGACGCGCTGGCCGACACCGTCCAGCGGGTCGTCGACGGCGACTACCAGGTCGAAGAGCGGATGACCATCGACGTCACCGTCACCCACGACGGCGAAGAGGTCGCCCGCACCTGGGCGCTCAACGAAGCCAGCGTCGAAAAGAGCACTCGCGAGCGGGTGCTGGACGCGCTGATCGAGGTCGACGGCCGTCCGGTGTCCGCGTTCGGCTGCGACGGTGTGCTCTGCGCCACACCGACCGGCTCCACGGCGTACGCGTTCTCGGCGGGCGGCCCGATCATCTGGCCGGACGTCCAGGCGCTGCTCGTCGTGCCGAGCAACGCGCACGCCATGTTCGCGCGGCCGCTGGTCGTGTCGCGCGACTCGGTGATCACCGTCGGGATCGACCCGGACGGCTCGTCGGCCGTGCTGACCTGCGACGGGGCCCGGCCGATCGACCTGCCGCCGGGCGCGCGGGTGAGGGTGACCTGCGGCAAGACGCCGGTGCGGCTGGTCCGGCTATGGGACGGCCCGTTCACCGACCGGCTGGTGCAGAAGTTCTCGCTGCCGGTGAAGAGCTGGCGGGAGCGGCACGCGCGCCCCTGCGAGTAA
- a CDS encoding TlyA family RNA methyltransferase: MPKRARLDAELVRRGLARSREQASALITGGKVTVRGMVATKPATGVETDAPIVVKDEDDPGWASRGAHKLLGALEAFTDLSVEGKRCLDAGASTGGFTDVLLRNGAATVIAADVGRGLLDWRIRTDVRVVVMDRTNVRNLTPDDLGGQVDLVVGDLSFISLKLVLPALAACAREGADLVPMVKPQFEVGKDRLGSGGVVRDPELRAESVLTVIDEAAKLGLALRGVTASPLPGPSGNVEYFVWLKKERVAESTVDAVDRSEAERLVRTAVEEGPA, from the coding sequence GTGCCCAAGCGGGCCCGCCTCGACGCGGAACTGGTTCGGCGCGGCCTCGCCCGGTCGCGCGAACAGGCGTCGGCCCTGATCACCGGCGGCAAGGTCACCGTGCGCGGCATGGTCGCCACCAAGCCCGCCACCGGCGTGGAAACCGACGCGCCCATCGTCGTCAAGGACGAAGACGACCCCGGCTGGGCCTCGCGCGGCGCGCACAAGCTGCTCGGCGCGCTGGAAGCCTTCACCGACCTGAGCGTCGAAGGCAAGCGCTGCCTCGACGCCGGTGCGTCCACCGGCGGGTTCACGGACGTGCTGCTGCGCAACGGCGCCGCCACCGTGATCGCCGCCGACGTGGGTCGTGGCCTGCTCGACTGGCGAATCCGCACCGACGTACGTGTAGTGGTCATGGATCGCACCAACGTCCGCAACCTCACGCCCGACGACCTCGGTGGGCAGGTCGACCTCGTCGTCGGGGACCTGAGCTTCATCTCCCTCAAACTCGTGCTGCCCGCCCTCGCGGCCTGCGCGCGCGAAGGCGCCGATCTGGTGCCGATGGTCAAGCCGCAGTTCGAGGTGGGCAAGGACCGGCTCGGCAGCGGCGGCGTCGTCCGGGACCCCGAGCTGCGCGCCGAATCCGTGCTCACCGTCATCGACGAAGCCGCGAAACTCGGGCTCGCGCTGCGCGGGGTGACCGCCAGCCCGCTGCCCGGGCCGTCCGGGAACGTCGAGTACTTCGTGTGGCTCAAGAAAGAACGTGTGGCCGAGTCCACTGTGGACGCGGTAGACAGGTCTGAGGCCGAGCGGCTCGTCCGGACCGCCGTCGAGGAAGGGCCCGCATGA
- a CDS encoding HAD-IIA family hydrolase produces the protein MSDALLAAYDAVLFDLDGTVYHGTRVIPGAPETVRAAREHGTPVRFVTNNASKAPDEVVAHLTGLGMPAETDEVHTSAQAGVQLLAERLPEGAEVLVVGTRALADEVARAGLKPVRKNGDRVQAVVQGHSPDNTWAALAEACLAIRAGALWVACNVDATLPSERGLLPGNGSMVAALRTATDVVPLVAGKPQPLLFETAARSVGAQRPLVVGDRLDTDIAGAVAAGIDSLVVLSGVATPKQLIEAIPAERGTFLARDLTGLTEPAEDLRIGPRPGWTVTVEDGVLIAEGDGEELDLLRALCDTAWETGVTELGERAEAALS, from the coding sequence ATGAGTGACGCCCTCCTCGCGGCCTACGACGCGGTCCTCTTCGACCTCGACGGCACCGTCTACCACGGCACCCGGGTGATCCCGGGCGCCCCGGAGACGGTGCGGGCCGCGCGGGAGCACGGCACCCCCGTCCGGTTCGTCACGAACAACGCCTCCAAGGCTCCGGACGAGGTCGTCGCGCACCTCACCGGTCTCGGCATGCCCGCCGAGACCGATGAGGTGCACACCAGCGCCCAGGCCGGCGTGCAGCTGCTGGCCGAGCGGCTCCCCGAAGGCGCGGAAGTCCTCGTCGTCGGCACCAGGGCGCTCGCCGACGAGGTCGCCCGGGCGGGGCTGAAGCCGGTGCGGAAGAACGGCGACCGCGTCCAGGCCGTCGTGCAGGGGCACTCGCCGGACAACACCTGGGCCGCGCTCGCCGAGGCCTGCCTGGCCATCCGGGCGGGCGCGCTCTGGGTGGCCTGCAACGTCGACGCGACCCTGCCCAGCGAACGCGGGCTGCTGCCCGGCAACGGCTCGATGGTCGCCGCGCTGCGCACCGCCACCGATGTCGTGCCGCTCGTCGCCGGGAAGCCGCAGCCGCTGCTGTTCGAGACCGCCGCGCGGTCGGTGGGCGCGCAGCGGCCCCTGGTGGTCGGGGACCGGCTCGACACCGACATCGCCGGTGCGGTCGCCGCGGGCATCGACTCCCTGGTCGTCCTGTCCGGGGTCGCGACGCCGAAGCAGCTGATCGAGGCCATCCCGGCCGAGCGGGGCACGTTCCTCGCCCGCGACCTCACGGGGCTGACCGAGCCGGCCGAAGACCTCCGGATCGGCCCGCGGCCGGGCTGGACCGTGACCGTCGAGGACGGCGTCCTCATCGCCGAAGGCGACGGCGAGGAGCTCGACCTGCTCCGCGCGCTGTGCGACACGGCGTGGGAGACCGGCGTCACCGAACTCGGCGAGCGCGCCGAGGCCGCACTGTCCTGA
- the tyrS gene encoding tyrosine--tRNA ligase, translated as MSEHILDELSWRGLIAQSTDIDALRRELDQGPVTLYCGFDPTAPSLHAGNLVPLLMLKRFQRAGHRPIVLAGGATGMIGDPRDTGERTLNTLDVVAEWAGRIRGQLERFVDFDDSPTGAIVENNLNWTGQQTSLEFLRDVGKHFSINVMLNRETVKRRLEGDGMSYTEFSYLLLQSQDYLQLHRQYGCKLQVGGSDQWGNLVGGVDLIRRTDGASVHALTAPLVTDAEGRKFGKSTGGGNVWLDPEMTSPYAWYQYFVNVGDADVVRYLRMFTFLGQEEIAALAEDTEQRPHLRAAQKRLAEEFTMLVHGEEQTRQVINASQALFGRGELGDLDERTLDAVMSEVPNGKVDPAGEPTIVDLLLAGGLVDSKGAARRTLKEGGAYVNNVKIADEEWKPSREDALHGKWLVVRKGKRNVAGVALGG; from the coding sequence GTGAGCGAACACATCCTCGACGAGCTGTCCTGGCGCGGCCTGATCGCGCAGTCCACCGACATCGACGCCCTCCGGCGTGAGCTCGACCAGGGTCCCGTGACGCTCTATTGCGGCTTCGACCCGACCGCGCCCAGCCTGCACGCCGGCAACCTCGTCCCGCTGCTCATGCTCAAGCGCTTCCAGCGCGCGGGGCACCGGCCGATCGTGCTGGCCGGCGGCGCGACCGGGATGATCGGCGACCCGCGCGACACCGGGGAGCGCACGCTGAACACGCTCGACGTCGTCGCCGAGTGGGCCGGGCGCATCCGCGGCCAGCTCGAACGGTTCGTCGACTTCGACGACTCGCCGACCGGAGCGATCGTCGAGAACAACCTGAACTGGACCGGGCAGCAGACGTCCCTGGAGTTCCTGCGCGACGTCGGGAAGCACTTCTCGATCAACGTCATGCTGAACCGGGAGACGGTGAAGCGCCGGCTCGAGGGCGACGGCATGTCGTACACCGAGTTCAGCTACCTGCTCCTGCAGTCGCAGGACTACCTGCAGCTGCACCGCCAGTACGGCTGCAAGCTGCAGGTCGGCGGGTCCGACCAGTGGGGCAACCTCGTCGGCGGCGTCGACCTGATCCGGCGGACCGACGGCGCGAGCGTGCACGCGCTGACCGCGCCCCTGGTCACCGACGCCGAGGGGCGCAAGTTCGGCAAGTCCACCGGCGGCGGGAACGTCTGGCTCGATCCGGAGATGACCTCGCCATACGCCTGGTACCAGTACTTCGTCAATGTGGGTGACGCCGACGTCGTCCGCTACCTGCGGATGTTCACCTTCCTCGGCCAGGAGGAGATCGCCGCGCTGGCGGAGGACACCGAACAGCGCCCCCACCTGCGGGCCGCGCAGAAGCGGCTGGCGGAGGAGTTCACCATGCTGGTGCACGGCGAGGAGCAGACCCGGCAGGTCATCAACGCCAGCCAGGCCCTGTTCGGCCGCGGCGAACTCGGCGACCTGGACGAGCGCACCCTCGACGCCGTGATGTCCGAGGTCCCGAACGGCAAGGTCGACCCGGCCGGCGAGCCGACGATCGTCGACCTGCTGCTCGCCGGCGGGCTGGTCGACAGCAAGGGCGCCGCGCGCCGCACCCTCAAGGAGGGCGGGGCGTACGTGAACAACGTGAAGATCGCGGACGAGGAGTGGAAGCCGTCCCGCGAGGACGCCCTCCACGGCAAGTGGCTCGTCGTCCGCAAGGGCAAGCGCAACGTCGCCGGCGTCGCGCTCGGCGGCTGA
- a CDS encoding DNA-3-methyladenine glycosylase, which yields MSGDAGRLFTRDELALDPVDLAHLLLGSVLEADGPDGTVGVRLVEVEAYRGEDDPASHCYRGRTPRNAVMWGPAGHLYVYFVYGMHFCANIVGSHDGVAGAVLLRAGEVVTGLDVVRRRRPNARGTGELAKGPAILTSVLRIDREQNGVDLTDPESPVRLRVGERVEPDRIRSGPRVGVAMAMDTPWRFWVDGSPAVSTYRRGGKRRVRPAS from the coding sequence TTGAGCGGCGACGCAGGCCGGTTGTTCACCCGCGACGAACTCGCGCTCGACCCGGTCGACCTGGCCCACCTGCTGCTCGGCTCGGTGTTGGAGGCCGACGGCCCCGACGGCACCGTGGGCGTCCGGCTGGTCGAGGTCGAGGCCTACCGCGGCGAGGACGACCCGGCGTCGCACTGCTACCGCGGCCGGACCCCGCGCAACGCCGTCATGTGGGGACCGGCGGGGCACCTGTACGTCTACTTCGTCTACGGGATGCACTTCTGCGCGAACATCGTCGGCTCGCACGACGGCGTGGCCGGCGCGGTGCTGCTGCGGGCGGGGGAAGTCGTCACCGGCCTCGACGTCGTCCGCAGGCGGCGGCCGAACGCGCGGGGGACCGGCGAACTCGCCAAGGGCCCGGCCATCCTGACGTCGGTGCTGCGCATCGACCGGGAGCAGAACGGCGTCGACCTGACCGACCCGGAGTCCCCGGTCCGGCTGCGCGTGGGGGAGCGTGTGGAGCCGGACAGGATCCGCAGCGGCCCGCGCGTCGGCGTGGCGATGGCGATGGACACGCCGTGGCGCTTCTGGGTCGACGGCTCGCCCGCCGTGTCCACCTACCGCCGCGGCGGGAAGCGACGGGTCCGACCCGCCAGTTAG